GTTCTTCCTTGCAGGAATAAAGAGGATCGGCACGATAAAGACAATGACCGTGTTTTCGACGACTCCAATATTTGGAATCGTGATAGCGGCAGCCGCGCTTGGCGAGTCGATAAGCATCTTTCAGGCCATTGCAACGGGTCTGATAATCACCGGAATCTTGATAGTCAGCAGGCGCTAGAGCAACTTTAGTCGCTCGGTGACCTTGTCAACCAAATCCGCCGGCGCTGGGCCAATCCCTACGCACGTTGCCGTGCCTGGCGGTATCTGAGTGAGGCCGCTGTCCTGCACGAGTACGACTGGCAGTTTCAGGCTCTCTGCGTGGTTCTTGACGTCTATGAGCTCCTCAAAGCTCTGCACCTTTACAACCACCTTGGCCTGCCCTCCCTCGAACCAGGAGTGGAACCAGTCCGGCTTTTTCTGTTTGGTGCGTTCGGCGGCCATCACCGCGGCATGCGCCACCTGCGCGGCTATCTTGCCCGTGCCCATGCCTAGGTCCCTCCTTATCACCATCACCTGCTTGAAATCCAAGGCTCCCATAGTTTAATTAGCAGAGCGAGAAATACCTTGCTGGCCGTTGTCTCATTTTGACGTAATCGTAGCCGGCGGGAGCATTTCTGGACTGGTGGCGGCAAGGGAGGCGGCAAGAGCCGGCATCACCGTTGCAGTCCTTGAGGAAGACGCCGAGATAGGCACGCCGGAGCACTGCGGCGGGCTTGTAAGCATGGAGGGCATGAAGAACCTCGGAATTGTGCCTGACGCAAGCGCAGTTGAAAACAGCAGGATAAAGCGCGCTAGGATACTTTCACCTTCAAACGGCTTTGAGCTGTCTGCCGAGAAGCAAAAGGTGGTGGTGCTTGACAGGCGCGCCCTTGACAAGCAGGTGGCGCTCCAGGCGCAGAGGGCCGGCGCGGACATCAGGGTGAAATGCTCGGTGCGCTCTTTTTCGCAGGAAGGCAAGCGATTTGTGGTAAAAACGTCAGAGGGCGACTTGACGTCAGACTATTTCATCGACGCAAGGGGCGTCGCCTCGATAATAGGCAGAAACCGCGACGGCGTACTCTCGTCGGCGCAGTACGAGGTGTTTGCGCCCTGGATAGAGCGCGACGCAATCGAAGTCGCGTTTGACAGCGAGAAATACCCCGGCTTTTTTGCGTGGATGATACCTACAGGCGACGGCAGGGGCAAGGTGGGAGTCGCCGGCAAGGGCATAAACGCTGCAAATACGCTAAAATCGTACATGGATAAAAAGGGTCCGCACTCTATCGTGCGCAAGGTGTACGCGCCGATATGGGTCATGGGCCCGATTGACAACTTTGTATCCGGCCGCACGGTTGTCGTGGGAGACGCGGCAGGCCAGACCAAGCCCACCACCGCCGGCGGGATATATACCTGCGGCATGGGCGGGCTCTTGGCAGGCCGGGCCATTGCAAAAGCAATTGCTGAAAAAGGAGACGACGACGATGATGGCCTGCTGGGCAAGTACCAAAAGGACTGGTCTTCAATGTTTGGCGAGGAATTTTCCAAGATGCTCACTGCCCGACGCCTGCTGGAGAGGCTTGACAACAAGGCCCTTGACGAGCTGTTTTCTGCAATACCACAGGACAAGCTGGAAGAGGTGTCGTCGACGGGCGACTTTGACTTTCACGCGACGGCGCTTGCCAAGATACTGGACGTAAAAAGCGCAAGCAGGATGGCAAAAGCGCTACTTGGCAACGAAATCCGCCGGCTGGTCGACGGCTAGATAGATATAAATTCGGATTCGCTCTCTTGACCGTCATGTCAAAGCAACTGTCGTTGCCGGTCTGCACTTCATGCAGCAGGCCAATAATGCCTAACGATGAATGCGTAAAATTCTACTGCCCGAACTGCGGTTATGTCCTTATATGGCGAGACGAGTCCTGCCGCGAGTTTGCAAGGCCCTACAAGTGTGTAGGCTGCGGTTTTGAGGGCCCATAGACATGGCGCGCCTAGTGGCAAGGATAAAGGTTCTTCCAGCTGATGCTGACATTAACATAGACAGCATCGTGGAGGGGCTCAAGGGCAGCATCCCGCAGGGGATGGAGCTCAAGGGCCATGCCAAGGAACCGATAGCATTTGGCCTGAACGCAGTCGTCGGCGACTTTATGCTGGATGACGCGGAGGGGCAGATGGACAAGCTTGAAGATGCCATCCGCGGCGTGCAGGGAGTCGGCGAGATCGAAGTGATGAACATCAGCCGCGCATCGGTCAAGATGAAGTAAAACTAATGATGTTGTTCTCAAAAACGCCGGAGGCTCGTACAAGTTGAAGAAGGCCAAGGCAGGTAGCGATGAATCTCCACAGGTACAGCTGCGAGTGGCCGAGGCCAAGCACCGCGACGTGGGCAAGTGCAGGGCTCGGCTGGATCCGCACTACATGGAGCAGATTGGCGTCCAGCCCGGAGAGGTCATAGAGATTATCGGCAAGCGCGCGACCGCCGTCACCGCGTGGCCTGCAGACGACGAGGAGCAGGAAACTGACATCATCCGCATCGATGGGCAGACGAGGAAAAACGCAAGCGTCGGCCTGAACGACCTCTTGAACGTGAGAAAGGCGGAGAGCAAGGCGGCAAAGAGCATAACGCTGATGCCGATAGGCGACAGCAACATTACGGTAGACAAGGAATTCTGCGAGTTTGTAAAGGGCCGGCTCAAGGGCTTTCCTGTGAGCGAAGGCGACGAGATTTCAGTCGTCATCCTCGGCAACTCTATGGACTTTAAGGTCCAGAAGGTGTCTCCAAAGGCAATCGTCCGTGTCGAGCGCCCGACAAAGCTTGTGATAATGGCCGAGACTGCGCAGGACCGCAAGCCCCGCGTCACCTACGAGGAAATCGGCGGCATGAAGGAGCAGATAAAGCGCCTGCGTGAGATTGTTGAACTGCCGATGCGCCACCCTGAGGTCTTTGCCCGGCTCGGCATAGAACCGCACAGCGGCATCCTCATGTACGGGCCACCCGGCACCGGCAAGACACTCATCGCCAAGGCGCTTGCGTCAGAGTCGGAAGCCAACTTTTTCATAATAAACGGCCCGGAGATCATGAACAAGTACTATGGCGAGACAGAGGCGCGCCTGCGTGACATCTTCAAAGAGGCCAAGGAATCATCGCCTTCAATCATATTCATCGACGAGATCGACGCAATCGCGCCAAAGAGGGAGGAGGCGTTTGGCGACGTGGAAAAGCGCGTCGTCGCGCAGCTGCTTGCACTCATGGATGGCATGCAAGAGCGCGGCCAGGTCATAGTCCTTGGCGCCACGAACCGCCCGGAGAGCCTCGACCCTGCGCTGAGGCGCCCCGGACGATTCGACAGGGAGATAGAGATCGGCGTGCCAAACGCCGAAGGGCGCCTTGAAATACTGCAGATACACACCCGGGGAATGCCTCTTGACGACGACATCGACCTGCAAGAGCTTGCGTCGGAACTTCACGGCTATACGGGCGCCGACATCAAGGCGCTCTGCAGAGAAGCCGCCATGAAGGCTCTCAGGCGCTACCTTCCAGAAATAGACCTTGAGGGCGACAAGATATCGCCGGAGGTGTTGGAGCAGATGGTGATAACGACAAAGGACTTTCGCGACGGCATCAAGGAGATCGTGCCGACTGCCATGAGGGAGTTTTACGTCGAGGTGGCAAGGGTCAAGTGGACAGAGGTGGGCGGCCTGTACGACGCCAAAAGGGTGCTGCATGACAACCTCATCACCTCGATAAAAGAGCCGGAGAGCTTTTCCAAGATGGGGATCAAGCCTCCAAAGGGCGCGCTGCTCTACGGCCCGTCGGGCACCGGCAAGACACTCATCGCCAAGGCGCTTGCGACAGAGAGCAACGCCAACATCATAATCGTCAGGGGGCCGGAAGTCCTTTCAAAGTGGGTGGGCGAGTCGGAAAAGGCAATACGCGAGATATTTAGAAAAGCCAAGACATCTTCGCCCTGCATCGTGGTGTTTGACGAGCTGGACTCGCTTGCAAGACCGCGCGGCCAGAGCGAGGACGGCGCCGGAAATGAGCGCGTGGTCAGCCAGATACTGACAGAGATGGACGACGCCGGCAACTCGGGCGTTATCATAGTCGGAATCACCAACAGGCCCGACCTCATCGACCCGTCGCTCCTTCGGCCCGGTAGATTGGATCTCATCGTCTACATCGGCCAGCCGGACGAAAAGGCCAGATTTGAGATACTAAAGATAATAACGCAGCCAATGCCTCTTGAAAATGACGTCGACCTGGCAAGCATCGCACAGACGACCCGGAATTTCAGCGGGGCGGACCTCTTTGCTCTATGCCGCGAGGCGGCGGTAAGTGCCATGCAGAGAAAATCGCCCACCATATCAAACGCTGACTTTGCGCAGGCCCTCAGGGCGGCAAGGCCGTCCATAACCAAGGAAGTCGAGGAATGGTACGAGTCGATGAAAAAGAGCCTCACCTATGCCATGCCCAAGCCGATCGACAAGAGCTTTTACGGGTGATTATGCTATTATGAAGTATCCATTACGAAACCTCGTCTATGAAAAGGTCAGGCAGGCTGGCAACATGACGGATGCCGACCTGATGAACGCGCTGTCAAAGGAAGGCGTCACGATGGCTGACGCCGAGTTCAACAAGATCCTGCTGGATCTTGAGATCTATGGCCTCATCAGGGTCGCTTGGGTCAC
The sequence above is drawn from the Nitrososphaera viennensis EN76 genome and encodes:
- the pth2 gene encoding peptidyl-tRNA hydrolase Pth2, producing MVIRRDLGMGTGKIAAQVAHAAVMAAERTKQKKPDWFHSWFEGGQAKVVVKVQSFEELIDVKNHAESLKLPVVLVQDSGLTQIPPGTATCVGIGPAPADLVDKVTERLKLL
- a CDS encoding geranylgeranyl reductase family protein is translated as MSHFDVIVAGGSISGLVAAREAARAGITVAVLEEDAEIGTPEHCGGLVSMEGMKNLGIVPDASAVENSRIKRARILSPSNGFELSAEKQKVVVLDRRALDKQVALQAQRAGADIRVKCSVRSFSQEGKRFVVKTSEGDLTSDYFIDARGVASIIGRNRDGVLSSAQYEVFAPWIERDAIEVAFDSEKYPGFFAWMIPTGDGRGKVGVAGKGINAANTLKSYMDKKGPHSIVRKVYAPIWVMGPIDNFVSGRTVVVGDAAGQTKPTTAGGIYTCGMGGLLAGRAIAKAIAEKGDDDDDGLLGKYQKDWSSMFGEEFSKMLTARRLLERLDNKALDELFSAIPQDKLEEVSSTGDFDFHATALAKILDVKSASRMAKALLGNEIRRLVDG
- a CDS encoding zinc finger domain-containing protein, translating into MSKQLSLPVCTSCSRPIMPNDECVKFYCPNCGYVLIWRDESCREFARPYKCVGCGFEGP
- a CDS encoding elongation factor 1-beta, which gives rise to MARLVARIKVLPADADINIDSIVEGLKGSIPQGMELKGHAKEPIAFGLNAVVGDFMLDDAEGQMDKLEDAIRGVQGVGEIEVMNISRASVKMK
- a CDS encoding CDC48 family AAA ATPase, whose translation is MKKAKAGSDESPQVQLRVAEAKHRDVGKCRARLDPHYMEQIGVQPGEVIEIIGKRATAVTAWPADDEEQETDIIRIDGQTRKNASVGLNDLLNVRKAESKAAKSITLMPIGDSNITVDKEFCEFVKGRLKGFPVSEGDEISVVILGNSMDFKVQKVSPKAIVRVERPTKLVIMAETAQDRKPRVTYEEIGGMKEQIKRLREIVELPMRHPEVFARLGIEPHSGILMYGPPGTGKTLIAKALASESEANFFIINGPEIMNKYYGETEARLRDIFKEAKESSPSIIFIDEIDAIAPKREEAFGDVEKRVVAQLLALMDGMQERGQVIVLGATNRPESLDPALRRPGRFDREIEIGVPNAEGRLEILQIHTRGMPLDDDIDLQELASELHGYTGADIKALCREAAMKALRRYLPEIDLEGDKISPEVLEQMVITTKDFRDGIKEIVPTAMREFYVEVARVKWTEVGGLYDAKRVLHDNLITSIKEPESFSKMGIKPPKGALLYGPSGTGKTLIAKALATESNANIIIVRGPEVLSKWVGESEKAIREIFRKAKTSSPCIVVFDELDSLARPRGQSEDGAGNERVVSQILTEMDDAGNSGVIIVGITNRPDLIDPSLLRPGRLDLIVYIGQPDEKARFEILKIITQPMPLENDVDLASIAQTTRNFSGADLFALCREAAVSAMQRKSPTISNADFAQALRAARPSITKEVEEWYESMKKSLTYAMPKPIDKSFYG